One region of Oncorhynchus mykiss isolate Arlee chromosome 8, USDA_OmykA_1.1, whole genome shotgun sequence genomic DNA includes:
- the LOC110530413 gene encoding histamine H3 receptor isoform X2 produces MHLSSMSSLIAKGLDTYVRAFCIPVYIPYILTGRWMLGRGLCKLWLVMDYLLCTASVFNIVLISYDRFLSVTRAVSYRARQGMTHQAIMKMIAVWVLAFVLYGPAIIFWELVVGKSRVPEDECYAEFYYTWYFLLSASMLEFFSPLISVTFFNLSIYLNIRRRRLRNRDETSGQAHAPDGQPPPLGRGECLRLTSLFSRNSVVVKKLSSTVSVQERGSGSGSFHSQIFHPPLERQDTSTRGTQRSCLSRDKKIAKSLAVIVCVFAVCWAPYTLLMIIRAACKGRCVQHHWYEVTFWLLWLNSAINPFLYPLCHSSFRRAFGRILCPRRRATQLATN; encoded by the exons atgcacctgagctcaatgtcgagtctcatCGCAAAGGGTCTGGACACTTATGTAA GGGCATTCTGCATTCCAGTGTACATCCCATACATCCTGACAGGGAGATGGATGTTGGGCAGAGGACTGTGCAAACTGTGGCTGGTCATGGACTACTTGCTCTGTACTGCCTCTGTCTTCAACATTGTCCTGATCAGCTATGACCGCTTCCTCTCTGTCACCAGAGCG GTGAGCTACCGTGCCAGACAGGGCATGACCCACCAAGCCATCATGAAGATGATAGCAGTCTGGGTCCTGGCCTTTGTCCTCTATGGCCCTGCCATCATCTTCTGGGAGCTGGTGGTGGGGAAGAGCCGTGTCCCAGAGGATGAGTGCTACGCTGAGTTCTACTACACCTGGTACTTCCTCCTCAGTGCCTCCATGTTGGAGTTCTTCTCCCCCTTAATCTCCGTAACCTTCTTCAACCTCAGCATCTACCTCAACATACGTCGGAGGAGGCTCCGGAACAGAGATGAGACGAGTGGACAGGCCCACGCGCCTGATGGACAGCCCCCTCCCCTGGGGAGAGGGGAATGCCTCCGCCTCACTTCCCTCTTCTCCCGGAACTCGGTAGTGGTTAAGAAGCTGTCTAGCACTGTGTCGGTCCAGGAGAGGGGATCAGGCTCGGGGTCCTTCCACTCCCAGATCTTCCATCCCCCCTTGGAGCGGCAGGACACCTCCACTAGGGGCACACAGCGCAGCTGCCTGTCAAGGGACAAGAAGATTGCCAAGTCGCTGGCTgtcatcgtgtgtgtgtttgctgtgtgcTGGGCGCCCTACACCCTCCTGATGATCATCAGAGCCGCCTGTAAGGGACGCTGCGTCCAGCACCACTGGTATGAGGTCACCTTCTGGCTGCTGTGGCTCAACTCGGCCATTAACCCTTTCCTCTACCCGCTCTGTCACAGCAGCTTCCGCAGGGCCTTCGGCAGGATCCTGTGTCCCAGACGGAGGGCAACTCAGCTGGCCACCAACTGA
- the LOC110530413 gene encoding histamine H3 receptor isoform X1 — MGGDQLDANASWNYMHNDSTKMWSDNAFTAPVMVILLMMMVTLVVVIVLGNALVIFAFKVDKSLRRQSNYYFLNLAISDFLVGAFCIPVYIPYILTGRWMLGRGLCKLWLVMDYLLCTASVFNIVLISYDRFLSVTRAVSYRARQGMTHQAIMKMIAVWVLAFVLYGPAIIFWELVVGKSRVPEDECYAEFYYTWYFLLSASMLEFFSPLISVTFFNLSIYLNIRRRRLRNRDETSGQAHAPDGQPPPLGRGECLRLTSLFSRNSVVVKKLSSTVSVQERGSGSGSFHSQIFHPPLERQDTSTRGTQRSCLSRDKKIAKSLAVIVCVFAVCWAPYTLLMIIRAACKGRCVQHHWYEVTFWLLWLNSAINPFLYPLCHSSFRRAFGRILCPRRRATQLATN, encoded by the exons ATGGGGGGAGATCAACTCGATGCCAACGCAAGCTGGAATTACATGCATAACGACTCAACCAAAATGTGGAGCGACAACGCATTCACAGCGCCTGTCATGGTCATTCTTTTGATGATGATGGTAACTTTGGTGGTTGTGATAGTTTTGGGAAACGCTTTGGTCATTTTCGCCTTTAAAGTAGACAAGAGTCTGAGGAGGCAAAGCAACTATTACTTCCTGAATCTCGCCATATCGGATTTTCTTGTTG GGGCATTCTGCATTCCAGTGTACATCCCATACATCCTGACAGGGAGATGGATGTTGGGCAGAGGACTGTGCAAACTGTGGCTGGTCATGGACTACTTGCTCTGTACTGCCTCTGTCTTCAACATTGTCCTGATCAGCTATGACCGCTTCCTCTCTGTCACCAGAGCG GTGAGCTACCGTGCCAGACAGGGCATGACCCACCAAGCCATCATGAAGATGATAGCAGTCTGGGTCCTGGCCTTTGTCCTCTATGGCCCTGCCATCATCTTCTGGGAGCTGGTGGTGGGGAAGAGCCGTGTCCCAGAGGATGAGTGCTACGCTGAGTTCTACTACACCTGGTACTTCCTCCTCAGTGCCTCCATGTTGGAGTTCTTCTCCCCCTTAATCTCCGTAACCTTCTTCAACCTCAGCATCTACCTCAACATACGTCGGAGGAGGCTCCGGAACAGAGATGAGACGAGTGGACAGGCCCACGCGCCTGATGGACAGCCCCCTCCCCTGGGGAGAGGGGAATGCCTCCGCCTCACTTCCCTCTTCTCCCGGAACTCGGTAGTGGTTAAGAAGCTGTCTAGCACTGTGTCGGTCCAGGAGAGGGGATCAGGCTCGGGGTCCTTCCACTCCCAGATCTTCCATCCCCCCTTGGAGCGGCAGGACACCTCCACTAGGGGCACACAGCGCAGCTGCCTGTCAAGGGACAAGAAGATTGCCAAGTCGCTGGCTgtcatcgtgtgtgtgtttgctgtgtgcTGGGCGCCCTACACCCTCCTGATGATCATCAGAGCCGCCTGTAAGGGACGCTGCGTCCAGCACCACTGGTATGAGGTCACCTTCTGGCTGCTGTGGCTCAACTCGGCCATTAACCCTTTCCTCTACCCGCTCTGTCACAGCAGCTTCCGCAGGGCCTTCGGCAGGATCCTGTGTCCCAGACGGAGGGCAACTCAGCTGGCCACCAACTGA